One Lycium barbarum isolate Lr01 chromosome 5, ASM1917538v2, whole genome shotgun sequence genomic window carries:
- the LOC132641436 gene encoding actin-related protein 2/3 complex subunit 1A-like, translating to MAATSVHKFAQCITCHAWSPDLSMIALCPNNSEVHIYKLSEDKWERVHVLEKHDQIVSGIDWSCRSNKIVTVSHDRNSYVWNQESTGWVPTLVILRLNRAALCVQWSPKENKFAVGSGAKTVCICYYEQENNWWVSKLIRKRHDSSVTSIAWHPNNILLATTSTDGKCRVFSTFIKGVDAKDSAMGNSADTKFGEQIVQLDLCFCWSFGVRWSPSGNTLAYVGHNSMIYFVDEVGPSAAAQSVAIRDLPLRDVLFLSERMVVGVGFDCNPMVFVADESGLWSFLRFLDERKAASSSAKYGSQFSEAFGKFYGQSKFSASNNVEQSRGAHDNCINCILPLAKQRKSSVTRFTTSGLDGKVVTWDLQKQEDLLDYL from the exons ATGGCAGCAACTTCAGTACATAAGTTTGCTCAGTGCATTACATGTCATGCTTGGAGTCCTGATTTATCCA TGATTGCACTTTGTCCTAACAACAGTGAAGTACATATTTATAAACTATCCGAAGACAAGTGGGAGAGGGTCCATGTTCTTGAAAAG CATGACCAAATTGTTTCTGGGATAGATTGGAGTTGCAGATCTAACAAAATAGTCACTGTTTCTCATGATCGTAATTC ATATGTTTGGAACCAAGAAAGCACAGGGTGGGTTCCTACTCTGGTTATTCTCAGGCTAAATCGTGCAGCACTTTGTGTGCAGTGGAGTCCAAAAG AAAACAAGTTTGCTGTTGGAAGTGGAGCTAAAACTGTTTGTATATGCTACTACGAGCAAGAAAATAACTG GTGGGTGAGTAAGCTTATCAGGAAAAGGCATGATTCATCTGTGACAAGTATTGCCTGGCATCCGAATAAT ATTCTCCTAGCAACAACGTCCACTGATGGTAAATGTCGAGTATTTTCAACATTCATTAAAGGGGTCGATGCAAA AGACTCTGCAATGGGGAATTCTGCAGATACCAAATTTGGAGAG CAAATTGTCCAGCTTGATCTCTGCTTTTGCTGGTCTTTTGGTGTCAGATGGTCCCCAAGTGGCAATACCTTGGCATATGTAG GTCATAACTCAATGATATACtttgttgatgaagttggtcCCTCTGCTGCAGCACAAAGTGTAGCAATCCGTGATTTGCCTCTTCGTGAT GTATTGTTTCTTTCTGAAAGGATGGTTGTTGGAGTGGGATTTGATTGCAACCCGATGGTATTTGTAGCAGATGAAAGTGGTTTGTG GAGTTTCTTGAGATTCCTTGATGAACGGAAAGCAGCGTCTTCAAGTGCCAAATATGGATCACAG TTTTCGGAAGCATTTGGGAAATTCTATGGTCAATCAAAGTTTTCAGCCAGCAACAACGTTGAGCAATCAAGAGGCGCTCATGACAACTGTATCAA TTGCATATTACCACTTGCAAAACAGAGAAAATCTAGTGTCACCCGTTTCACCACTTCAG GACTTGACGGAAAGGTAGTGACATGGGATCTGCAGAAGCAAGAAGATTTATTGGACTATCTATGA